From a region of the Cyclopterus lumpus isolate fCycLum1 chromosome 5, fCycLum1.pri, whole genome shotgun sequence genome:
- the LOC117730479 gene encoding transmembrane protein 82-like — MQTEPESKQKSFSASNLLRGNWITVLQFWFLTGLLSLVGSRVSSLIVLEFSLRAVSAWASAGLDAKDLLLTQCQFSLGCGLTCTLDFLHQGAPHSSFCLFLAAALSWALASASHSVWSHVAKLYPLHSRERYCGKCITLLATGHTILASVQRAVVLAFALATVASTATVYDHFLSQKDALKFWTPLTLCYTMLVVYIQEDQQRQTGKKVLLHTVILRLGALLVLMLTVGNWSDVLHVLIAFLGEAVCLLPSQDLLKAALKVFH; from the exons ATGCAG ACTGAACCTGAAAGCAAACAGAAGTCCTTCTCAGCCAGCAATCTGCTGAGAGGGAACTGGATAACAGTTCTGCAGTTCTGGTTCCTGACGGGCCTCCTGTCTCTGGTGGGCTCGAGGGTTTCCTCTCTGATAGTGCTGGAGTTTTCTCTCAGAGCTGTTTCTGCCTGGGCATCAGCAGGACTG GATGCCAAAGACCTGCTCCTGACCCAGTGCCAGTTTTCCCTGGGATGTGGCCTCACCTGTACTCTGGACTTCCTCCATCAGGGGGCTCCACACAGCTCCTTCTGCTTGTTTCTGGCAGCTGCTCTCAGCTGGGCACTGGCCAGTGCCAGCCACAGTGTGTGGAGCCATGTGGCCAAACTCTACCCACTACATAGCAGAGAGCGTTACTGTGGGAAGTGCATCACCCTCCTGGCCACTGGACACACCATACTGGCTTCAGTACAAAGAGCGGTTGTCTTGGCCTTTGCTCTAGCAACAGTGGCTTCCACCGCTACGGTTTatgaccacttcctgtcacagAAAGATGCTCTCAAGTTTTGGACTCCATTGACACTTTGCTACACCATGTTGGTGGTCTACATTCAAG AGGATCAGCAGCGGCAGACTGGCAAGAAGGTCCTGCTGCACACTGTCATACTGCGACTGGGAGCCTTACTGGTGCTCATGTTGACAGTGGGCAACTGGTCTGATGTCCTCCACGTCCTCATCGCTTTCCTGGGTGAAGCAGTCTGTCTGCTGCCCTCTCAGGACCTGCTGAAAGCTGCGTTAAAGGTTTTCCACTAA